The Candidatus Neomarinimicrobiota bacterium nucleotide sequence CAGCACCGGATATTTTTTATCTGAGTCCAGGTTTACTCCCGGCGGCAGGTAGACATCGATTCGACGTCGGGTTGGATCTCCCCAGGGATTACCCCGGAGCACCTGCGAATCCAGCCAAAAAGTATGAACGGTTCCCTGTGGCACGTCAGGTTTCAGCATCGGCATAGTGGAACTCCTTTGGTTCAATTCTAATTTTTATCAGATATCAAAATAGTGCTCAATCCAAAGCCACGCAACGGAGAATGGGGAAAACTTCGAATGATGAATACCCAACTGTCGAAGTTCTTCAAAATCCTGAGTGATAGGGGAACCGACGTTCGATTTTCAACCTCATCCGGTCAGACTCTCCAGTATCCGGCACTCGCGTAATTGTTCTGATAATGGCGGCGGATTAAATCCCAGCTGATGTGCGCGGTGACTTTGGAGCGAGACATCCCCGGGACGAGCCGCAACATGATCGGTGCTGCGCTGTGACACAGGCTCAATTAATTCTTCTGGAAAGCCGAAGACTTCAGCAAGTATACGGCCGAACTCGTACCGTGAAACCGATTCCGGGCCGGGCAGATGTACAACACCTGATGCCTTTCCGAGCAGTTGAAATATTCCCCGGGCCGCAGCCATACCACTGAGCATGGTGCGGTGTTCATCGGAAAAGAGTGTTAGACTCTTTCCTTTCTCCAGTTGATTCCGCATGTATTGATAAAAGTTCGAACTGGCCGGCCCTGGATCGCCGAACATGAGCGGAAGCCGGACGATTAATGCATCCGGATTTTGGCTCGCAATTGCTTGCTCTGCCTCTGCTTTGTGTTTCCCATAGATGTTTATTGGATTGGGCGCCGTATTTTCGGCATACGGCGGACTCTCGCCGTCGAAGACCAAATCCGTGGACGTAAAAACCAACGGGATAGA carries:
- a CDS encoding SDR family oxidoreductase, yielding MSKRLLITGISGFLGWNITRLKPKDWEIHGVYNTHHVSVPGVNTIQTDLTGAEVLNELFRKVQPEAVIHAAAVSSPNECENDPEGARRINIDASIAIAELCLESSIPLVFTSTDLVFDGESPPYAENTAPNPINIYGKHKAEAEQAIASQNPDALIVRLPLMFGDPGPASSNFYQYMRNQLEKGKSLTLFSDEHRTMLSGMAAARGIFQLLGKASGVVHLPGPESVSRYEFGRILAEVFGFPEELIEPVSQRSTDHVAARPGDVSLQSHRAHQLGFNPPPLSEQLRECRILESLTG